In a genomic window of Thiolapillus brandeum:
- the bioF gene encoding 8-amino-7-oxononanoate synthase, translated as MKDLRPALVQAQQGHLYRRRRVLDSPQQPRLVVEGRPLLSFCSNDYLGLAADPRVSKAFHRGLEHWGSGSGSAHLVSGHSRAHHALEEELADFTGRERALLFSSGYLANLAVVTSLCGRGDTVIQDKLDHASLIDAARLSGAGLKRYAHNDMAAARQRLAAARGEVLLAVDGVFSMDGDLAPLPELADLASQHGAWLMVDDAHGLGVLGAGGRGSLAHFGLDADHAPVLMGTLGKAFGTAGAFVAGSEALIETLIQKARSYIFTTALPAALAEATRASLEILRAEEWRRERLASLVARFRRGAAEMGFKLSASATPVQPLIAGRAQTALAWSRLLEEQGILVTAIRPPTVPKGSARLRITFSAAHEDRDLDQLLAALESLKP; from the coding sequence ATGAAAGATCTGCGGCCAGCCCTGGTGCAGGCTCAGCAAGGGCATTTGTACCGCCGCCGCCGGGTGTTGGACAGCCCCCAGCAACCCCGCCTGGTGGTGGAGGGCCGTCCCCTGCTGTCTTTCTGCAGCAATGATTATCTGGGACTGGCGGCGGATCCCCGGGTGTCCAAGGCTTTTCACCGGGGCCTGGAACACTGGGGCAGCGGTAGCGGTTCTGCCCACCTGGTCAGCGGCCATAGCCGCGCCCATCATGCCCTGGAAGAAGAACTGGCGGATTTTACCGGCCGGGAGCGGGCCTTGTTGTTTTCCAGCGGCTACCTGGCCAACCTGGCCGTAGTCACCAGTCTGTGTGGCCGGGGTGATACGGTGATCCAGGACAAGCTGGATCATGCTTCTCTCATCGATGCCGCCCGCCTCAGCGGTGCCGGGCTGAAGCGCTATGCCCACAATGACATGGCGGCCGCGCGCCAGCGCCTGGCTGCCGCCCGGGGAGAGGTGTTGCTGGCGGTGGACGGGGTATTCAGTATGGATGGTGACCTGGCGCCGTTGCCGGAACTGGCGGATCTTGCAAGCCAGCACGGGGCCTGGCTCATGGTGGATGATGCCCATGGCCTGGGAGTGTTGGGCGCAGGCGGGCGGGGCAGTCTGGCCCATTTCGGCCTGGATGCGGATCATGCGCCGGTACTCATGGGCACCCTGGGCAAGGCTTTCGGCACTGCCGGGGCGTTCGTCGCAGGCAGCGAGGCTCTCATTGAAACCCTGATCCAGAAGGCTCGCAGCTACATTTTCACCACCGCCCTTCCTGCGGCCCTGGCGGAAGCCACTCGGGCCAGCCTGGAAATACTCAGGGCCGAGGAATGGCGCCGGGAGCGGCTCGCCAGCCTGGTGGCGCGGTTTCGCCGGGGAGCGGCGGAGATGGGGTTCAAATTGTCGGCTTCCGCCACTCCTGTCCAGCCTCTTATTGCCGGTCGGGCTCAGACGGCTCTGGCCTGGAGCCGTCTTCTGGAGGAGCAGGGCATTCTGGTGACCGCCATCCGACCGCCCACAGTGCCCAAGGGCAGCGCACGTTTGCGCATTACTTTCAGCGCGGCTCATGAAGACAGGGATCTGGATCAGCTTCTGGCGGCGCTGGAGAGCCTCAAACCATGA
- the bioB gene encoding biotin synthase BioB has translation MTAQIRHDWSIEEVEQLLNLPFNDLLYRAQTLHREYFDPNRIQVSTLLSIKTGACPEDCGYCSQSARNSTDLEPERLLPVDEVLASAQAAKAQGATRFCMGAAWRNPTDTNLRKVADMVRAVKDMGMETCLTLGMLTREQARSLKEAGLDYYNHNLDTSPEFYGEVITTRTYEDRLQTLDHVRQAGLNVCSGGILGMGESRRDRASMLCQLSNLPSHPESVPINLLVQVEGTPLFGAEALDPLEFVRTVAAARIMMPRSHVRLSAGRTEMSDELQALCFLAGANSLFYGERLLTTDNPETDRDKALFQRLGLSMEQHVETEKPPQGRACYRV, from the coding sequence ATGACAGCCCAAATCCGCCATGACTGGTCCATCGAGGAAGTGGAACAGCTTCTGAACCTGCCTTTCAATGACCTGTTGTACCGCGCCCAGACCCTGCACCGGGAATATTTCGACCCCAACCGGATTCAGGTCAGTACCCTGCTATCCATCAAGACCGGGGCCTGTCCCGAAGACTGCGGCTATTGCTCCCAAAGCGCCCGCAACAGCACGGATCTGGAGCCCGAGCGCCTGCTGCCCGTGGATGAAGTGCTGGCGTCGGCCCAGGCAGCAAAGGCGCAGGGGGCTACCCGTTTCTGCATGGGGGCCGCCTGGCGCAATCCCACGGATACCAATCTGCGGAAGGTCGCGGACATGGTGCGCGCCGTAAAGGACATGGGCATGGAAACCTGTCTCACCCTGGGTATGCTGACCCGGGAACAGGCCCGGTCTCTCAAGGAGGCCGGGCTGGACTACTACAACCACAACCTGGATACCTCCCCGGAATTCTACGGTGAGGTCATTACCACACGCACCTACGAAGATCGTTTGCAGACCCTGGATCATGTGCGCCAGGCAGGTCTGAATGTTTGCTCCGGGGGTATCCTGGGTATGGGTGAAAGCCGCCGCGACCGCGCTTCCATGCTTTGTCAGTTGTCCAATCTCCCCAGCCATCCCGAGTCCGTGCCCATCAATCTCCTGGTGCAGGTGGAAGGTACGCCATTGTTCGGTGCAGAAGCACTGGATCCCCTGGAGTTCGTACGCACTGTGGCAGCGGCGCGCATCATGATGCCCCGCTCCCACGTTCGTCTCTCGGCCGGACGCACGGAAATGAGCGACGAACTGCAAGCCCTGTGCTTCCTGGCCGGGGCCAATTCCCTGTTCTACGGCGAGCGCCTGCTCACCACGGACAATCCGGAGACGGATCGGGACAAGGCGTTGTTCCAGCGTCTGGGATTGTCCATGGAACAACATGTGGAAACGGAAAAGCCCCCCCAGGGGCGGGCTTGCTACCGGGTCTGA
- a CDS encoding ComF family protein, producing the protein MVNKSVDILFPGQCLVCGQTGTRELDICIACQESLPRNDPCCSRCALPLTSLKADGVVCGDCARQPPAFERIIAPWRYEAPLDRLMQDLKFRHRLPVGRLLGELLASQIPSGPLPSLLLPVPQHPRQLHNRGFNHSSEITLALSRSTGIPWSPWLLKKIRRTNSQHDLSRQERLKNLKGAFSFDNSSRHRHVAVIDDIVTTGATAREITCTLKHSGVRQVEFWAIARTPIQR; encoded by the coding sequence ATGGTTAACAAGTCTGTGGACATACTGTTTCCCGGCCAGTGCCTGGTCTGCGGGCAAACCGGCACCCGGGAACTGGACATCTGTATTGCCTGCCAGGAAAGCCTGCCCCGCAATGATCCTTGTTGCAGCCGCTGCGCCCTACCTCTGACCTCCCTAAAGGCTGATGGCGTGGTTTGCGGCGATTGCGCCCGGCAGCCACCTGCTTTCGAACGCATCATTGCGCCCTGGCGTTACGAAGCTCCCCTGGACAGGTTGATGCAGGATCTGAAGTTCCGCCACAGGCTCCCGGTCGGTCGTTTGCTGGGAGAACTGCTTGCTTCCCAAATTCCTTCCGGCCCGCTTCCCAGCCTGCTGCTACCCGTGCCGCAGCATCCCCGGCAACTGCATAACAGAGGATTCAACCACAGCAGCGAGATCACACTGGCCCTGAGCCGCAGTACGGGCATTCCCTGGTCACCCTGGTTGCTGAAAAAAATACGCCGCACCAACAGCCAGCACGATCTGTCGCGTCAGGAACGCCTGAAAAACCTCAAAGGCGCGTTCTCTTTCGACAACAGCAGCAGACATCGCCATGTAGCCGTCATCGATGATATCGTTACCACGGGCGCAACGGCCCGGGAGATTACATGCACCCTGAAGCATTCCGGCGTGCGCCAGGTGGAGTTCTGGGCCATTGCCCGTACTCCGATTCAACGCTAA
- the xrtH gene encoding exosortase H — MLRFFLVFLIIQATLFTAELTPPVQKTIVIPFTESIASLSAWLVKLFDDGVIAYGNVIRDQVSGFAVAIEAGCNGVEATIVLVAAMLAMPAPWKLKLMGIGTGFLAIQSMNLLRIITLFYLGQWNKTAFDWAHLYIWQALIMLDVLIVFLIWLRFLPARQTTAHAPT, encoded by the coding sequence ATGCTACGCTTCTTCCTTGTCTTCCTGATCATACAAGCCACCCTGTTTACGGCGGAACTGACGCCGCCGGTGCAGAAAACCATCGTTATCCCTTTTACCGAATCCATTGCCTCCCTGAGCGCCTGGCTGGTAAAACTGTTCGATGATGGCGTGATTGCTTACGGCAACGTCATCCGCGATCAGGTCAGCGGCTTTGCCGTAGCCATCGAGGCAGGCTGTAACGGCGTGGAAGCCACCATCGTACTGGTGGCCGCCATGCTGGCCATGCCTGCTCCCTGGAAACTTAAATTGATGGGTATCGGCACCGGCTTTCTGGCCATCCAGTCCATGAACCTGCTGCGTATCATTACGCTGTTCTATCTGGGCCAGTGGAACAAGACGGCCTTCGATTGGGCACACCTGTACATCTGGCAGGCGCTCATCATGCTGGACGTGCTCATCGTATTCCTCATTTGGCTGCGCTTCCTGCCTGCCCGCCAGACAACCGCCCATGCCCCAACCTAG
- a CDS encoding exosortase H-associated membrane protein, with protein MPQPSPVKTFMLKVLLWLPLCFAVWYYMRGVIGLPTFFITDALMANWLPDFIRDIEFKGHLLNVVLQFDPPATLKVPEGQKAELLFSVNSLAYGYSIPLYTALILATPDEERAKWIHWIIGFVILVLAQTWGVSFEILMTLLFKLDASMSAQLGFSAYQKELVALGYQFGYLILPAVTPLVLWIGFHQEFIGLLVPGIREKFGKGTG; from the coding sequence ATGCCCCAACCTAGCCCGGTCAAGACCTTCATGCTCAAGGTGCTGCTCTGGCTGCCCTTGTGTTTTGCCGTATGGTATTACATGCGCGGCGTCATCGGCCTGCCTACCTTTTTCATCACGGACGCACTGATGGCGAACTGGCTGCCGGATTTCATCCGGGACATCGAATTCAAGGGGCATTTGCTCAACGTCGTACTGCAGTTCGATCCACCCGCCACCCTGAAGGTGCCGGAAGGACAGAAGGCGGAACTGCTGTTCAGCGTAAACTCCCTGGCCTATGGCTACAGCATTCCCCTGTACACCGCCTTGATCCTGGCCACGCCGGATGAGGAACGGGCCAAGTGGATCCACTGGATCATCGGCTTCGTCATTCTGGTGCTGGCTCAGACCTGGGGGGTAAGTTTTGAGATTCTCATGACCCTGTTGTTCAAACTGGATGCATCAATGTCAGCGCAACTCGGATTCAGCGCCTACCAGAAAGAACTGGTGGCTCTGGGCTACCAGTTCGGCTATCTGATCCTGCCCGCGGTGACCCCCCTGGTGTTATGGATAGGCTTTCACCAGGAATTCATCGGGCTGCTGGTGCCGGGAATACGGGAGAAATTCGGCAAGGGAACGGGGTGA
- a CDS encoding class I SAM-dependent methyltransferase yields MNLPDLSIEEVAQQQAMGELLEQEIREAGGAIPFDRYMELVLYAPGLGYYVSGAHKFGPGGDFVTAPEISPYFGYCLGRQCAQAFGELPREILEFGAGTGVMAMQILRELERLQPDQPVRYRILEVSPELRQRQRETFMDCPPHYLEQVSWVDEVPQDFSGVVLANEVLDAMPVHVFRRTGKGVEELKVSLERGHLKLDWSKAGASLKARVKAIESWRGELPEGYVSEVNLRMAPWLEMLASRLDRSLMLFMDYGYTAREYYHPERSMGTLICHYRHQAHEDVLLRPGLQDITANVDFSALRDAALDAGLDFLGFTTQARFLLGSGLDEMLGRLDPDDVETHMQVMQGVKQLIMPDAMGERFKVIAFGKGDAEGLFRTFSGSGMFFPVGTDAVG; encoded by the coding sequence ATGAATCTGCCTGACTTGTCCATCGAAGAAGTGGCCCAGCAACAGGCCATGGGGGAACTGCTGGAGCAGGAGATCCGCGAAGCTGGTGGTGCGATTCCCTTTGACCGCTACATGGAGCTGGTCCTGTACGCCCCGGGCCTGGGTTACTATGTGAGTGGCGCCCACAAGTTCGGCCCCGGCGGTGATTTTGTCACCGCGCCGGAGATTTCTCCCTATTTCGGCTACTGTCTGGGACGCCAATGCGCCCAGGCCTTCGGCGAGCTGCCCAGGGAGATCCTGGAGTTTGGTGCGGGTACTGGTGTCATGGCCATGCAGATTCTCAGGGAGTTGGAGCGTCTGCAACCGGATCAGCCAGTCCGCTACCGGATTCTCGAAGTCAGTCCCGAGCTGCGTCAGCGCCAACGTGAAACCTTTATGGACTGTCCCCCGCACTACCTGGAGCAGGTCTCCTGGGTGGATGAAGTGCCGCAGGATTTCTCCGGTGTGGTGCTGGCCAACGAGGTGCTGGACGCCATGCCTGTGCATGTTTTCCGGCGCACCGGGAAGGGCGTGGAGGAGCTAAAGGTGAGCCTGGAACGGGGACATCTGAAACTCGACTGGAGCAAGGCCGGAGCATCCCTGAAGGCCAGGGTGAAAGCCATCGAATCCTGGCGGGGAGAACTCCCTGAGGGCTATGTGTCCGAGGTCAATCTGCGCATGGCCCCATGGCTGGAAATGCTCGCTTCCCGACTGGACCGGTCCCTGATGCTTTTTATGGACTATGGTTACACGGCCCGTGAGTATTATCATCCGGAACGCAGCATGGGTACCCTCATCTGCCACTACCGGCACCAGGCCCACGAAGATGTGCTGCTGCGCCCCGGACTGCAGGACATCACTGCCAATGTGGATTTTTCTGCCCTGCGTGATGCGGCACTGGATGCGGGCCTGGACTTTCTGGGGTTCACCACCCAGGCTCGCTTCCTCCTGGGCAGTGGACTGGATGAGATGCTGGGCCGTCTCGATCCTGATGACGTGGAAACCCACATGCAGGTCATGCAGGGGGTCAAGCAGCTCATCATGCCGGATGCCATGGGGGAACGTTTCAAGGTGATTGCCTTTGGAAAAGGGGATGCGGAAGGTCTTTTCAGGACATTTTCCGGCTCCGGGATGTTTTTTCCCGTGGGGACGGATGCCGTGGGATGA
- a CDS encoding pteridine reductase produces MLDHQPLRGKTALTTGGAARLGAMSTRFLHAAGANVIIHYRSSEDRARALRDELLRQRADSAFLLRGDLLDIDWLPELVQGCLDTTGRLDVLLNNASNFFPTPVDEATQAQWDSLFGVNAKAPFFLARAAAPALRENAGCIINMVDIHAERPHKNHPIYSMAKAANAMMVKALARELAPQIRVNGVAPGAILWPEGDDQAKHQALPRIPLERAGRPENIARTVLFLATAEYITGQIIAVDGGRSVQQ; encoded by the coding sequence ATGCTCGACCACCAGCCCCTGCGGGGCAAGACCGCACTGACTACCGGCGGTGCCGCCCGCCTGGGCGCCATGAGCACTCGCTTCCTCCACGCGGCGGGAGCAAATGTCATCATTCACTATCGCAGCTCAGAAGACCGGGCCCGTGCCCTGCGCGACGAGCTGCTGCGCCAGCGGGCCGACTCGGCCTTTCTCCTACGAGGAGACCTCTTGGATATCGACTGGCTGCCGGAACTGGTGCAAGGCTGCCTGGATACCACCGGCCGTCTGGATGTGTTGCTGAACAATGCTTCCAACTTTTTCCCCACTCCGGTGGATGAAGCGACCCAGGCCCAATGGGACAGCCTGTTCGGCGTGAATGCCAAGGCGCCATTTTTTCTTGCCCGGGCCGCAGCCCCCGCCCTGCGGGAGAATGCCGGCTGCATCATCAACATGGTGGACATACACGCGGAACGTCCGCACAAGAATCATCCCATCTACAGCATGGCCAAGGCGGCCAATGCCATGATGGTAAAAGCCCTGGCCCGGGAGTTGGCACCTCAAATCCGGGTCAACGGGGTGGCGCCGGGCGCCATTCTCTGGCCCGAGGGCGATGACCAGGCCAAGCACCAGGCCCTGCCACGCATTCCCCTGGAACGGGCAGGACGGCCGGAGAACATCGCCCGCACCGTCTTGTTCCTGGCGACGGCAGAATACATCACCGGACAGATCATTGCCGTGGACGGCGGACGGAGCGTGCAGCAATAG
- the folK gene encoding 2-amino-4-hydroxy-6-hydroxymethyldihydropteridine diphosphokinase: MTRAWISAGSNVEREHNIRQAIETLQQAFGVLVLSPIYRTRAEGFEGEDFLNLVIGVDTELSPGELRQRLREIEDRQGRVRGENKYASRTLDLDLLTWGDLVDQSQGIPRDEILKYAFVLKPLADVAPDQNYPGTHKTFGELWAEFPRRGNMQQVLL, from the coding sequence GTGACCCGCGCCTGGATCTCTGCCGGCAGCAATGTGGAGCGGGAGCACAATATCCGCCAGGCCATCGAAACCCTGCAACAGGCGTTTGGCGTACTGGTGCTGTCGCCGATATACCGCACCCGGGCTGAAGGATTCGAGGGCGAGGATTTTCTCAATCTGGTCATTGGCGTGGATACAGAGCTTTCTCCCGGTGAGCTGCGCCAGCGCCTGCGGGAGATCGAAGACCGGCAGGGGCGCGTTCGGGGTGAGAACAAATATGCCTCCCGGACACTGGATCTGGATCTGCTCACCTGGGGAGATCTGGTTGACCAGAGCCAGGGGATTCCGCGGGATGAAATCCTCAAGTATGCCTTTGTATTGAAGCCACTGGCCGATGTGGCACCGGATCAGAACTATCCGGGAACTCATAAGACCTTCGGAGAACTTTGGGCTGAATTTCCCCGCAGGGGGAATATGCAGCAGGTTCTGCTTTGA
- the folB gene encoding dihydroneopterin aldolase, with protein sequence MDIVFVRQLELQAIVGIHDWERENPQPLVMDLEMAADASRAAASDRIQDALDYHAVSKRITAYVAESRFQLLETLAEGCAEVLLREFRVSWLRLVLHKPQAVDNAASVGVIIERGRRHQ encoded by the coding sequence ATGGATATCGTCTTCGTTCGTCAGCTCGAGCTGCAAGCCATTGTTGGCATTCATGATTGGGAAAGGGAAAACCCCCAGCCTCTGGTCATGGATCTGGAAATGGCCGCAGATGCCAGCCGCGCTGCCGCCAGCGACCGGATTCAGGATGCCCTGGATTACCATGCTGTGAGCAAACGCATCACCGCCTATGTAGCCGAAAGCCGTTTTCAGTTGCTGGAGACCCTGGCCGAGGGCTGTGCTGAAGTTCTGTTGAGGGAATTCCGGGTCTCCTGGCTGCGTCTGGTGCTGCACAAGCCCCAGGCAGTGGACAATGCCGCTTCCGTAGGCGTGATCATCGAGCGCGGGAGACGTCACCAGTGA
- the plsY gene encoding glycerol-3-phosphate 1-O-acyltransferase PlsY, with protein sequence MLLYLLVPAAYLLGSISSAIIVCRLMGLPDPRTQGSNNPGATNVLRIGGRKAAAITLLGDALKGLIPMLVAHALHAAPLILALTAMAAFLGHLYPVFFRFQGGKGVATALGTQFGLYWPIGLSVALVWLFVAKVLKISSLAALVAMALAPLIVWWFWPAPELVIMQVLMSVWLFWRHRSNIANLLSGKEGKIRG encoded by the coding sequence ATGCTGCTCTACCTGCTTGTTCCTGCTGCCTATTTGCTGGGCTCCATCTCCAGCGCAATCATCGTATGCCGCCTCATGGGACTGCCGGACCCACGTACCCAGGGCTCCAACAACCCGGGCGCCACCAATGTGCTGCGTATTGGCGGCAGGAAAGCTGCTGCCATTACTCTGCTGGGAGATGCCCTCAAGGGCCTGATCCCCATGCTCGTGGCACATGCCCTGCACGCGGCGCCGCTGATCCTGGCCCTGACCGCCATGGCGGCCTTTCTCGGACACTTGTACCCGGTGTTTTTCCGTTTCCAGGGTGGAAAAGGCGTAGCCACCGCTCTGGGTACGCAATTTGGCCTTTACTGGCCCATTGGCCTGAGTGTGGCGCTGGTGTGGCTGTTCGTGGCCAAGGTGCTGAAAATCTCCTCCCTGGCCGCCCTGGTGGCCATGGCCCTGGCGCCACTCATCGTCTGGTGGTTTTGGCCGGCACCGGAGCTGGTTATCATGCAAGTACTCATGTCTGTCTGGCTGTTCTGGCGTCACCGCAGTAACATTGCCAATCTGCTCAGCGGAAAAGAAGGGAAAATCCGGGGTTGA
- the tsaD gene encoding tRNA (adenosine(37)-N6)-threonylcarbamoyltransferase complex transferase subunit TsaD: MNVLGIETSCDETGVAIYAGDGGLLAHQLYSQVALHAEFGGVVPELASRDHLRKLVPLIRATLEQAQMGQEDIQGIAYTAGPGLAGALLAGASVARSLAWTWKLPVVGVHHMEGHLLAPMLEDHPPAFPFVALLVSGGHTMLVRVEGVGSYQLLGESLDDAAGEAFDKTAKLLELGYPGGPAIASLAEKGDPGRFRFPRPMVDRPGLDFSFSGLKTYTLTTMQKESAGLEGEALARLKADIARAFEDAVVDTLAIKCRRAMEQTGSGTLVLAGGVAANQRLRQRMDEEMGRLGARAYYPRLEFCTDNGAMIAHAGWQRLNAGEANRELAFHVNPRWSLMDLEPPAS, translated from the coding sequence TTGAATGTACTAGGCATAGAAACTTCTTGTGACGAGACCGGCGTGGCCATCTACGCGGGAGACGGGGGGCTGCTTGCCCACCAGTTGTATTCCCAGGTCGCCCTGCACGCCGAGTTCGGCGGTGTGGTGCCGGAGTTGGCTTCCCGGGATCATCTGCGCAAGCTCGTGCCCCTGATCCGCGCCACTCTCGAACAGGCGCAAATGGGCCAGGAAGACATTCAGGGCATTGCCTATACGGCGGGTCCCGGCCTGGCCGGAGCCTTGCTGGCGGGGGCGTCCGTAGCCCGCAGCCTGGCCTGGACCTGGAAGCTTCCCGTCGTGGGAGTGCATCACATGGAAGGCCACCTGCTGGCCCCCATGCTGGAGGATCATCCTCCGGCCTTCCCCTTCGTGGCTCTGCTGGTTTCCGGTGGACATACCATGCTGGTCAGGGTGGAGGGCGTGGGCAGCTACCAGCTGTTGGGCGAATCCCTGGACGATGCTGCGGGAGAGGCCTTCGACAAGACCGCCAAGCTGCTGGAGCTGGGCTATCCCGGTGGTCCGGCCATTGCTTCCCTGGCAGAAAAAGGGGATCCCGGGCGTTTCCGGTTTCCCCGTCCCATGGTGGACCGCCCGGGGCTGGATTTCAGTTTCAGTGGTCTCAAGACCTACACCCTGACCACCATGCAGAAAGAATCCGCCGGCCTGGAAGGTGAAGCCCTGGCGCGCCTCAAGGCGGATATCGCCCGGGCTTTCGAGGATGCTGTGGTGGATACCCTGGCTATCAAGTGCCGCCGGGCCATGGAGCAGACGGGTAGTGGAACCCTGGTACTGGCCGGGGGGGTTGCGGCCAATCAGCGTTTGCGCCAGCGCATGGATGAGGAAATGGGCAGGCTCGGGGCCCGCGCCTATTATCCCAGGCTGGAATTCTGCACCGACAACGGCGCCATGATCGCCCATGCGGGCTGGCAACGCCTAAATGCCGGGGAGGCCAACCGGGAACTGGCCTTTCATGTGAACCCGCGCTGGTCACTGATGGATCTGGAACCTCCTGCTTCCTGA
- the rpsU gene encoding 30S ribosomal protein S21 yields the protein MPSVRVKDNEPFEVAMRRFKRSCEKAGILAEVRRREFYEKPTWERKRKAAAAVKRWQKKISRENRRFDRAY from the coding sequence ATGCCTAGCGTACGCGTAAAAGACAACGAACCTTTCGAAGTGGCCATGCGCCGTTTCAAGCGCTCCTGTGAGAAAGCCGGCATCCTGGCGGAAGTCCGCCGCCGCGAATTCTACGAAAAGCCCACCTGGGAGCGTAAGCGCAAAGCCGCTGCTGCGGTAAAACGCTGGCAGAAAAAGATTTCCCGCGAAAACCGCCGGTTCGACCGCGCTTACTGA
- a CDS encoding GatB/YqeY domain-containing protein — protein sequence MQTVSALKQRITDDMKAAMKSGDKARLGVIRLILAAVKQVEVDERIELDDERLLSLLDKMVKQRRDSISQYESAGRTELAEQEKFEIGIIQDYLPQQLTEEEIAALIDEALAATGAASMKDMGKLMGWLKPKLQGRADMGAVSASIKQKLAG from the coding sequence ATCCAGACCGTGTCCGCGCTCAAGCAACGCATCACTGATGACATGAAAGCCGCCATGAAAAGCGGTGACAAGGCGCGGCTGGGCGTTATTCGCCTGATTCTCGCCGCTGTCAAACAGGTGGAAGTGGACGAGCGCATCGAACTGGATGACGAGCGGCTGCTGAGCCTCCTGGACAAGATGGTCAAACAGCGCCGAGACTCCATCAGTCAGTACGAGAGCGCCGGACGCACGGAGCTGGCAGAGCAGGAAAAATTCGAGATCGGCATTATCCAGGATTACCTGCCCCAGCAGTTGACGGAAGAGGAAATTGCCGCTCTCATCGATGAGGCCCTGGCCGCTACGGGCGCTGCCAGCATGAAAGACATGGGCAAACTCATGGGCTGGCTCAAGCCCAAGCTCCAGGGGCGTGCCGACATGGGTGCCGTGAGCGCCAGCATCAAGCAGAAACTCGCCGGCTGA